In Vicugna pacos chromosome 10, VicPac4, whole genome shotgun sequence, the following proteins share a genomic window:
- the RASGRP2 gene encoding RAS guanyl-releasing protein 2 isoform X1 — protein MRTVRALETQGWPWTADEGGGGGMGVCAHPRGVLMCGRLYMRVGALSCVCAHVCGCQRLCGRGTPGWPGSSEQQGSGLNPVGGSRSTAWPSLPAPAAMAGTLDLDKGCTVEELLRGCIEAFDDSGKVRDPQLVRMFLMMHPWYIPSSQLAAKLLHIYQQSRKENSSSLQVKTCHLVRYWISAFPAEFDLNPELAEQIKELKALLDQEGNRRHSSLIDIENVPTYKWKRQVTQRNPVEQKKRKMSLLFDHLEPLELAEHLTFLEYRSFCKILFQDYHSFVTHGCTVDNPVLERFISLFNSVSQWVQLMILSKPTAPQRALVITHFVHVAEKLLKLQNFNTLMAVVGGLSHSSISRLKETHSHVSPETIKLWEGLTELVTATGNYGNYRRRLAACVGFRFPILGVHLKDLVALQLALPDWLDPARTRLNGAKMKQLFSILEELAMVTSFQPPVKANPDLLSLLTVSLDQYQTEDELYQLSLQREPRSKSSPTSPTSCTPPPRPPVLEEWTSAAKPKLDQAIMLEHIEKMVESVFRNFDVDGDGHISQEEFQIIRGNFPYLSAFGDLDQNQDGCISREEMVSYFLRSSSVLGGRMGFVHNFQESNSLRPVACRHCKALILGIYKQGLKCRACGVNCHKQCKDHLSVECRRRAQSVSLEGSAPSPSPTHTHHRAFSFSLPRPGRRGSRPPGIREEEVQTVEDGVFDIHL, from the exons ATGAGGACTGTGAGGGCGCTGGAGACGCAGGGCTGGCCCTGGACCGCAGATgaagggggcgggggcggaatgGGCGTGTGTGCGCACCCACGGGGTGTGTTAATGTGTGGGAGATTGTACATGCGTGTAGGTGCACTGTCTtgcgtgtgtgcacacgtgtgcggATGTCAGCGCCTCTGTGGCCGCGGAACTCCAGGATGGCCTGGCTCTAGTGAACAGCAG GGGTCTGGTCTGAACCCCGTGGGAGGCTCCCGGAGCACAGCTTGGCCCAGCCTACCCGCGCCGGCGGCCATGGCGGGCACCCTAGACCTGGACAAGGGCTGCACGGTAGAGGAGCTGCTGCGCGGTTGCATCGAAGCCTTCG ATGACTCCGGGAAGGTGCGAGACCCGCAGCTGGTGCGCATGTTCCTCATGATGCACCCCTGGTACATCCCTTCCTCTCAGCTGGCGGCAAAACTGCTCCACAT CTACCAACAATCCCGGAAGGAAAACTCCAGTTCGCTGCAGGTGAAAACATGCCATCTGGTCAG GTACTGGATCTCAGCATTCCCAGCGGAGTTTGATTTGAATCCCGAGCTCGCTGAGCAGATCAAGGAGCTGAAGGCTCTGCTAGACCAAGAAGGGAACCGCCGGCACAGCAGCCTCATCGACATTGAGAACGT ccccacctacAAGTGGAAGCGGCAGGTGACCCAGCGGAACCCTGTGGAACAGAAAAAGCGCAAGATGTCCCTGTTGTTTGACCACCTGGAGCCCTTGGAGCTAGCGGAGCATCTCACCTTCTTGGAGTATCGCTCCTTCTGCAAGATCTTG TTCCAGGACTATCACAGTTTCGTGACTCATGGCTGCACTGTGGACAACCCCGTCCTGGAGCGATTCATCTCCCTCTTCAACAGTGTCTCGCAGTGGGTGCAGCTCATGATTCTCAGCAAGCCCACAGCCCCGCAGCGGGCCCTGGTCATCACACACTTCGTCCATGTGGCAGAg AAACTCCTGAAACTGCAGAATTTCAACACGCTGATGGCGGTAGTCGGGGGTCTGAGCCACAGCTCCATCTCTCGCCTCAAGGAGACGCACAGCCACGTTAGTCCAGAGACCATCAAG CTCTGGGAAGGTCTGACAGAACTAGTGACGGCCACTGGCAACTATGGTAACTACCGGCGCCGGCTCGCAGCCTGTGTCGGTTTCCGCTTCCCCATCCTGGGTGTGCACCTCAAGGACCTGGTGGCTCTGCAGCTGGCACTGCCTGACTGGCTAGACCCTGCCCGGACCAGACTTAACGGGGCCAAGATGAAGCAACTCTTCAGCATCCTAGAGGAGCTGGCCATGGTGACCAGCTTTCAGCCTCCAGTGAAGGCCAACCCCGATCTGCTGAGCCTGCTCACG GTGTCTTTGGATCAGTATCAGACGGAGGATGAGCTCTACCAGCTGTCCCTGCAGCGGGAACCACGCTCCAAGTCCTCG CCAACCAGCCCCACAAGCTGCACCCCGCCTCCCCGGCCCCCGGTGCTGGAGGAGTGGACCTCAGCTGCCAAACCCAAGCTGGATCAGGCGATCATGTTGGAGCACATCGAGAAGATGGTGGAG TCTGTGTTTCGAAACTTCGACGTTGATGGTGACGGCCACATCTCACAGGAAGAGTTCCAGATCATCCGCGGGAACTTTCCTTATCTCAGCGCCTTTGGGGACCTCGACCAGAACCA GGATGGCTGCATCAGCAGGGAGGAGATGGTCTCCTACTTCCTGCGCTCCAGCTCTGTGCTGGGCGGCCGCATGGGCTTCGTACACAACTTTCAGGAGAGCAACTCCTTGCGCCCGGTCGCCTGCCGCCACTGCAAGGCCCTG ATCCTGGGCATCTACAAGCAGGGCCTCAAATGCCGAG CCTGTGGTGTGAACTGCCATAAGCAGTGCAAGGATCACCTGTCAGTCGAGTGCCGGCGCCGGGCACAGAGTGTGAGTCTGGAGGGGTCtgcaccctcaccctcacccacacacacccaccaTCGCGCCTTCAGTTTTTCCCTGCCCCGCCCTGGCAGGCGAGGCTCCCGGCCTCCAG GGATCCGAGAGGAGGAGGTTCAGACGGTGGAAGACGGTGTGTTTGACATCCACTTGTAA
- the RASGRP2 gene encoding RAS guanyl-releasing protein 2 isoform X3: MAGTLDLDKGCTVEELLRGCIEAFDDSGKVRDPQLVRMFLMMHPWYIPSSQLAAKLLHIYQQSRKENSSSLQVKTCHLVRYWISAFPAEFDLNPELAEQIKELKALLDQEGNRRHSSLIDIENVPTYKWKRQVTQRNPVEQKKRKMSLLFDHLEPLELAEHLTFLEYRSFCKILFQDYHSFVTHGCTVDNPVLERFISLFNSVSQWVQLMILSKPTAPQRALVITHFVHVAEKLLKLQNFNTLMAVVGGLSHSSISRLKETHSHVSPETIKLWEGLTELVTATGNYGNYRRRLAACVGFRFPILGVHLKDLVALQLALPDWLDPARTRLNGAKMKQLFSILEELAMVTSFQPPVKANPDLLSLLTVSLDQYQTEDELYQLSLQREPRSKSSPTSPTSCTPPPRPPVLEEWTSAAKPKLDQAIMLEHIEKMVESVFRNFDVDGDGHISQEEFQIIRGNFPYLSAFGDLDQNQDGCISREEMVSYFLRSSSVLGGRMGFVHNFQESNSLRPVACRHCKALILGIYKQGLKCRACGVNCHKQCKDHLSVECRRRAQSVSLEGSAPSPSPTHTHHRAFSFSLPRPGRRGSRPPGIREEEVQTVEDGVFDIHL, from the exons ATGGCGGGCACCCTAGACCTGGACAAGGGCTGCACGGTAGAGGAGCTGCTGCGCGGTTGCATCGAAGCCTTCG ATGACTCCGGGAAGGTGCGAGACCCGCAGCTGGTGCGCATGTTCCTCATGATGCACCCCTGGTACATCCCTTCCTCTCAGCTGGCGGCAAAACTGCTCCACAT CTACCAACAATCCCGGAAGGAAAACTCCAGTTCGCTGCAGGTGAAAACATGCCATCTGGTCAG GTACTGGATCTCAGCATTCCCAGCGGAGTTTGATTTGAATCCCGAGCTCGCTGAGCAGATCAAGGAGCTGAAGGCTCTGCTAGACCAAGAAGGGAACCGCCGGCACAGCAGCCTCATCGACATTGAGAACGT ccccacctacAAGTGGAAGCGGCAGGTGACCCAGCGGAACCCTGTGGAACAGAAAAAGCGCAAGATGTCCCTGTTGTTTGACCACCTGGAGCCCTTGGAGCTAGCGGAGCATCTCACCTTCTTGGAGTATCGCTCCTTCTGCAAGATCTTG TTCCAGGACTATCACAGTTTCGTGACTCATGGCTGCACTGTGGACAACCCCGTCCTGGAGCGATTCATCTCCCTCTTCAACAGTGTCTCGCAGTGGGTGCAGCTCATGATTCTCAGCAAGCCCACAGCCCCGCAGCGGGCCCTGGTCATCACACACTTCGTCCATGTGGCAGAg AAACTCCTGAAACTGCAGAATTTCAACACGCTGATGGCGGTAGTCGGGGGTCTGAGCCACAGCTCCATCTCTCGCCTCAAGGAGACGCACAGCCACGTTAGTCCAGAGACCATCAAG CTCTGGGAAGGTCTGACAGAACTAGTGACGGCCACTGGCAACTATGGTAACTACCGGCGCCGGCTCGCAGCCTGTGTCGGTTTCCGCTTCCCCATCCTGGGTGTGCACCTCAAGGACCTGGTGGCTCTGCAGCTGGCACTGCCTGACTGGCTAGACCCTGCCCGGACCAGACTTAACGGGGCCAAGATGAAGCAACTCTTCAGCATCCTAGAGGAGCTGGCCATGGTGACCAGCTTTCAGCCTCCAGTGAAGGCCAACCCCGATCTGCTGAGCCTGCTCACG GTGTCTTTGGATCAGTATCAGACGGAGGATGAGCTCTACCAGCTGTCCCTGCAGCGGGAACCACGCTCCAAGTCCTCG CCAACCAGCCCCACAAGCTGCACCCCGCCTCCCCGGCCCCCGGTGCTGGAGGAGTGGACCTCAGCTGCCAAACCCAAGCTGGATCAGGCGATCATGTTGGAGCACATCGAGAAGATGGTGGAG TCTGTGTTTCGAAACTTCGACGTTGATGGTGACGGCCACATCTCACAGGAAGAGTTCCAGATCATCCGCGGGAACTTTCCTTATCTCAGCGCCTTTGGGGACCTCGACCAGAACCA GGATGGCTGCATCAGCAGGGAGGAGATGGTCTCCTACTTCCTGCGCTCCAGCTCTGTGCTGGGCGGCCGCATGGGCTTCGTACACAACTTTCAGGAGAGCAACTCCTTGCGCCCGGTCGCCTGCCGCCACTGCAAGGCCCTG ATCCTGGGCATCTACAAGCAGGGCCTCAAATGCCGAG CCTGTGGTGTGAACTGCCATAAGCAGTGCAAGGATCACCTGTCAGTCGAGTGCCGGCGCCGGGCACAGAGTGTGAGTCTGGAGGGGTCtgcaccctcaccctcacccacacacacccaccaTCGCGCCTTCAGTTTTTCCCTGCCCCGCCCTGGCAGGCGAGGCTCCCGGCCTCCAG GGATCCGAGAGGAGGAGGTTCAGACGGTGGAAGACGGTGTGTTTGACATCCACTTGTAA
- the RASGRP2 gene encoding RAS guanyl-releasing protein 2 isoform X2, with translation MRTVRALETQGWPWTADEGGGGGMGVCAHPRGVLMCGRLYMRVGALSCVCAHVCGCQRLCGRGTPGWPGSSEQQGSGLNPVGGSRSTAWPSLPAPAAMAGTLDLDKGCTVEELLRGCIEAFDDSGKVRDPQLVRMFLMMHPWYIPSSQLAAKLLHIYQQSRKENSSSLQVKTCHLVRYWISAFPAEFDLNPELAEQIKELKALLDQEGNRRHSSLIDIENVPTYKWKRQVTQRNPVEQKKRKMSLLFDHLEPLELAEHLTFLEYRSFCKILKLLKLQNFNTLMAVVGGLSHSSISRLKETHSHVSPETIKLWEGLTELVTATGNYGNYRRRLAACVGFRFPILGVHLKDLVALQLALPDWLDPARTRLNGAKMKQLFSILEELAMVTSFQPPVKANPDLLSLLTVSLDQYQTEDELYQLSLQREPRSKSSPTSPTSCTPPPRPPVLEEWTSAAKPKLDQAIMLEHIEKMVESVFRNFDVDGDGHISQEEFQIIRGNFPYLSAFGDLDQNQDGCISREEMVSYFLRSSSVLGGRMGFVHNFQESNSLRPVACRHCKALILGIYKQGLKCRACGVNCHKQCKDHLSVECRRRAQSVSLEGSAPSPSPTHTHHRAFSFSLPRPGRRGSRPPGIREEEVQTVEDGVFDIHL, from the exons ATGAGGACTGTGAGGGCGCTGGAGACGCAGGGCTGGCCCTGGACCGCAGATgaagggggcgggggcggaatgGGCGTGTGTGCGCACCCACGGGGTGTGTTAATGTGTGGGAGATTGTACATGCGTGTAGGTGCACTGTCTtgcgtgtgtgcacacgtgtgcggATGTCAGCGCCTCTGTGGCCGCGGAACTCCAGGATGGCCTGGCTCTAGTGAACAGCAG GGGTCTGGTCTGAACCCCGTGGGAGGCTCCCGGAGCACAGCTTGGCCCAGCCTACCCGCGCCGGCGGCCATGGCGGGCACCCTAGACCTGGACAAGGGCTGCACGGTAGAGGAGCTGCTGCGCGGTTGCATCGAAGCCTTCG ATGACTCCGGGAAGGTGCGAGACCCGCAGCTGGTGCGCATGTTCCTCATGATGCACCCCTGGTACATCCCTTCCTCTCAGCTGGCGGCAAAACTGCTCCACAT CTACCAACAATCCCGGAAGGAAAACTCCAGTTCGCTGCAGGTGAAAACATGCCATCTGGTCAG GTACTGGATCTCAGCATTCCCAGCGGAGTTTGATTTGAATCCCGAGCTCGCTGAGCAGATCAAGGAGCTGAAGGCTCTGCTAGACCAAGAAGGGAACCGCCGGCACAGCAGCCTCATCGACATTGAGAACGT ccccacctacAAGTGGAAGCGGCAGGTGACCCAGCGGAACCCTGTGGAACAGAAAAAGCGCAAGATGTCCCTGTTGTTTGACCACCTGGAGCCCTTGGAGCTAGCGGAGCATCTCACCTTCTTGGAGTATCGCTCCTTCTGCAAGATCTTG AAACTCCTGAAACTGCAGAATTTCAACACGCTGATGGCGGTAGTCGGGGGTCTGAGCCACAGCTCCATCTCTCGCCTCAAGGAGACGCACAGCCACGTTAGTCCAGAGACCATCAAG CTCTGGGAAGGTCTGACAGAACTAGTGACGGCCACTGGCAACTATGGTAACTACCGGCGCCGGCTCGCAGCCTGTGTCGGTTTCCGCTTCCCCATCCTGGGTGTGCACCTCAAGGACCTGGTGGCTCTGCAGCTGGCACTGCCTGACTGGCTAGACCCTGCCCGGACCAGACTTAACGGGGCCAAGATGAAGCAACTCTTCAGCATCCTAGAGGAGCTGGCCATGGTGACCAGCTTTCAGCCTCCAGTGAAGGCCAACCCCGATCTGCTGAGCCTGCTCACG GTGTCTTTGGATCAGTATCAGACGGAGGATGAGCTCTACCAGCTGTCCCTGCAGCGGGAACCACGCTCCAAGTCCTCG CCAACCAGCCCCACAAGCTGCACCCCGCCTCCCCGGCCCCCGGTGCTGGAGGAGTGGACCTCAGCTGCCAAACCCAAGCTGGATCAGGCGATCATGTTGGAGCACATCGAGAAGATGGTGGAG TCTGTGTTTCGAAACTTCGACGTTGATGGTGACGGCCACATCTCACAGGAAGAGTTCCAGATCATCCGCGGGAACTTTCCTTATCTCAGCGCCTTTGGGGACCTCGACCAGAACCA GGATGGCTGCATCAGCAGGGAGGAGATGGTCTCCTACTTCCTGCGCTCCAGCTCTGTGCTGGGCGGCCGCATGGGCTTCGTACACAACTTTCAGGAGAGCAACTCCTTGCGCCCGGTCGCCTGCCGCCACTGCAAGGCCCTG ATCCTGGGCATCTACAAGCAGGGCCTCAAATGCCGAG CCTGTGGTGTGAACTGCCATAAGCAGTGCAAGGATCACCTGTCAGTCGAGTGCCGGCGCCGGGCACAGAGTGTGAGTCTGGAGGGGTCtgcaccctcaccctcacccacacacacccaccaTCGCGCCTTCAGTTTTTCCCTGCCCCGCCCTGGCAGGCGAGGCTCCCGGCCTCCAG GGATCCGAGAGGAGGAGGTTCAGACGGTGGAAGACGGTGTGTTTGACATCCACTTGTAA
- the RASGRP2 gene encoding RAS guanyl-releasing protein 2 isoform X4, with protein sequence MSLLFDHLEPLELAEHLTFLEYRSFCKILFQDYHSFVTHGCTVDNPVLERFISLFNSVSQWVQLMILSKPTAPQRALVITHFVHVAEKLLKLQNFNTLMAVVGGLSHSSISRLKETHSHVSPETIKLWEGLTELVTATGNYGNYRRRLAACVGFRFPILGVHLKDLVALQLALPDWLDPARTRLNGAKMKQLFSILEELAMVTSFQPPVKANPDLLSLLTVSLDQYQTEDELYQLSLQREPRSKSSPTSPTSCTPPPRPPVLEEWTSAAKPKLDQAIMLEHIEKMVESVFRNFDVDGDGHISQEEFQIIRGNFPYLSAFGDLDQNQDGCISREEMVSYFLRSSSVLGGRMGFVHNFQESNSLRPVACRHCKALILGIYKQGLKCRACGVNCHKQCKDHLSVECRRRAQSVSLEGSAPSPSPTHTHHRAFSFSLPRPGRRGSRPPGIREEEVQTVEDGVFDIHL encoded by the exons ATGTCCCTGTTGTTTGACCACCTGGAGCCCTTGGAGCTAGCGGAGCATCTCACCTTCTTGGAGTATCGCTCCTTCTGCAAGATCTTG TTCCAGGACTATCACAGTTTCGTGACTCATGGCTGCACTGTGGACAACCCCGTCCTGGAGCGATTCATCTCCCTCTTCAACAGTGTCTCGCAGTGGGTGCAGCTCATGATTCTCAGCAAGCCCACAGCCCCGCAGCGGGCCCTGGTCATCACACACTTCGTCCATGTGGCAGAg AAACTCCTGAAACTGCAGAATTTCAACACGCTGATGGCGGTAGTCGGGGGTCTGAGCCACAGCTCCATCTCTCGCCTCAAGGAGACGCACAGCCACGTTAGTCCAGAGACCATCAAG CTCTGGGAAGGTCTGACAGAACTAGTGACGGCCACTGGCAACTATGGTAACTACCGGCGCCGGCTCGCAGCCTGTGTCGGTTTCCGCTTCCCCATCCTGGGTGTGCACCTCAAGGACCTGGTGGCTCTGCAGCTGGCACTGCCTGACTGGCTAGACCCTGCCCGGACCAGACTTAACGGGGCCAAGATGAAGCAACTCTTCAGCATCCTAGAGGAGCTGGCCATGGTGACCAGCTTTCAGCCTCCAGTGAAGGCCAACCCCGATCTGCTGAGCCTGCTCACG GTGTCTTTGGATCAGTATCAGACGGAGGATGAGCTCTACCAGCTGTCCCTGCAGCGGGAACCACGCTCCAAGTCCTCG CCAACCAGCCCCACAAGCTGCACCCCGCCTCCCCGGCCCCCGGTGCTGGAGGAGTGGACCTCAGCTGCCAAACCCAAGCTGGATCAGGCGATCATGTTGGAGCACATCGAGAAGATGGTGGAG TCTGTGTTTCGAAACTTCGACGTTGATGGTGACGGCCACATCTCACAGGAAGAGTTCCAGATCATCCGCGGGAACTTTCCTTATCTCAGCGCCTTTGGGGACCTCGACCAGAACCA GGATGGCTGCATCAGCAGGGAGGAGATGGTCTCCTACTTCCTGCGCTCCAGCTCTGTGCTGGGCGGCCGCATGGGCTTCGTACACAACTTTCAGGAGAGCAACTCCTTGCGCCCGGTCGCCTGCCGCCACTGCAAGGCCCTG ATCCTGGGCATCTACAAGCAGGGCCTCAAATGCCGAG CCTGTGGTGTGAACTGCCATAAGCAGTGCAAGGATCACCTGTCAGTCGAGTGCCGGCGCCGGGCACAGAGTGTGAGTCTGGAGGGGTCtgcaccctcaccctcacccacacacacccaccaTCGCGCCTTCAGTTTTTCCCTGCCCCGCCCTGGCAGGCGAGGCTCCCGGCCTCCAG GGATCCGAGAGGAGGAGGTTCAGACGGTGGAAGACGGTGTGTTTGACATCCACTTGTAA
- the PYGM gene encoding glycogen phosphorylase, muscle form, which yields MSRPLTDQEKRKQISVRGLAGVENVTELKKNFNRHLHFTLVKDRNVATPRDYYFALAYTVRDHLVGRWIRTQQHYYEKDPKRIYYLSLEFYIGRTLQNTMVNLALENACDEATYQLGLDMEELEEIEEDAGLGNGGLGRLAACFLDSMATLGLAAYGYGIRYEFGIFNQKISGGWQMEEADDWLRYGNPWEKARPEFMLPVHFYGRVEHTSQGAKWVDTQVVLAMPYDTPVPGYRNNFVNTMRLWSAKAPNDFNLKDFNVGGYIQAVLDRNLAENISRVLYPNDNFFEGKELRLKQEYFVVAATLQDIIRRFKSSKFGCRDPVRTNFDAFPDKVAIQLNDTHPSLAIPELMRILVDEERLEWDKAWEVTVKTCAYTNHTVLPEALERWPVHLMETLLPRHLQIIYEINQRFLNRVAAAYPGDVDRLRRMSLVEEGAVKRINMAHLCIAGSHAVNGVARIHSEILKKTIFKDFYELEPHKFQNKTNGITPRRWLVMCNPGLAEVIAERIGEDYIADLDQLRKLLSYVDDEAFIRDVAKVKQENKLKFSAYLEKEYKVHINPNSLFDIQVKRIHEYKRQLLNCLHVITLYNRIKKDPNKFFVPRTVMIGGKAAPGYHMAKMIIKLITAIGDVVNHDPVVGDRLRVIFLENYRVSLAEKVIPAADLSEQISTAGTEASGTGNMKFMLNGALTIGTMDGANVEMAEEAGEENFFIFGMRVEDVERLDQRGYNAQEYYDRIPELRHVIDQLSSGFFSPKQPDLFKDIVNMLMHHDRFKVFADYEDYIKCQEKVSALYKNPREWTRMVIRNIATSGKFSSDRTIAQYAREIWGVEPTRQRLPAPDEKI from the exons ATGTCCCGGCCCCTGACAGACCAGGAGAAGAGAAAGCAAATCAGTGTGCGTGGCCTGGCCGGCGTGGAGAATGTGACTGAGCTGAAAAAGAACTTCAACCGGCACCTACACTTCACACTTGTGAAAGACCGCAATGTGGCCACCCCGCGAGACTACTACTTCGCGCTGGCCTACACCGTGCGCGACCACCTCGTGGGCCGCTGGATCCGCACGCAGCAGCACTACTACGAGAAGGACCCCAAG AGGATCTACTACCTGTCTCTGGAATTCTACATTGGCCGGACGCTACAAAACACCATGGTGAACCTGGCCTTGGAGAATGCCTGTGATGAGGCCACCTACcag CTGGGCCTAGACATGGAGGAACTGGAAGAAATCGAGGAGGATGCAGGACTGGGCAATGGGGGCCTGGGCCGGCTGGCGG CCTGCTTTCTGGACTCCATGGCAACACTGGGCCTGGCTGCCTATGGCTACGGAATCCGCTATGAGTTTGGGATTTTTAATCAGAAGATCTCTGGGGGTTGGCAG ATGGAGGAGGCTGACGACTGGCTTCGCTATGGCAACCCCTGGGAGAAGGCCCGACCAGAGTTTATGCTGCCTGTGCACTTCTATGGTCGAGTGGAGCACACCAGCCAGGGGGCCAAGTGGGTGGACACACAG GTGGTGTTGGCCATGCCTTACGACACACCCGTGCCTGGCTACCGCAACAACTTCGTCAATACCATGCGCCTCTGGTCTGCCAAGGCCCCCAATGACTTCAATCTCAAAGACT TCAATGTTGGTGGCTACATCCAGGCTGTGCTGGACCGCAACCTGGCTGAGAATATCTCTCGTGTCCTGTACCCCAATGACAAT TTCTTTGAGGGGAAGGAGCTGCGGCTGAAGCAGGAGTACTTTGTAGTGGCCGCCACGCTCCAGGACATCATTCGCCGCTTCAAGTCCTCCAAGTTCGGCTGCCGCGACCCCGTGCGCACGAACTTCGATGCCTTCCCGGATAAG GTGGCCATCCAGCTCAATGACACCCACCCCTCCTTGGCAATCCCAGAGCTGATGAGGATTCTGGTGGACGAGGAGCGGCTGGAATGGGACAAG GCATGGGAAGTGACCGTGAAGACCTGTGCCTACACCAACCATACCGTGCTCCCTGAGGCCCTGGAGCGCTGGCCCGTGCACCTCATGGAGACCCTGCTGCCCCGGCACCTCCAGATCATCTATGAGATCAACCAGCGCTTCCTTAAT CGAGTGGCGGCTGCGTACCCAGGGGATGTAGACCGGCTGCGGCGCATGTCGCTGGTGGAGGAGGGCGCAGTGAAGCGTATCAACATGGCACACCTGTGCATCGCTGGTTCGCACGCCGTCAATGGTGTGGCTCGCATCCACTCTGAGATCCTCAAGAAGACCAT CTTCAAGGACTTCTACGAGCTGGAGCCTCATAAATTCCAGAACAAGACAAATGGTATCACCCCACGGCGCTGGCTGGTTATGTGTAACCCTGGGCTGGCAGAGGTCATTGCTGAG CGCATTGGGGAAGACTACATTGCAGACCTGGACCAGCTTCGCAAACTGCTCTCCTATGTGGACGATGAAGCCTTTATCCGGGATGTGGCCAAAGTGAAGCAG GAAAACAAGTTAAAGTTCTCTGCATACCTAGAGAAGGAATACAAAGTCCATATCAACCCCAACTCGCTCTTCGACATCCAGGTGAAGAGGATTCATGAATATAAACGCCAGCTCCTTAACTGCCTCCATGTCATCACGCTGTACAATC GCATCAAGAAGGATCCCAATAAGTTTTTTGTGCCTCGAACTGTGATGATTGGAGGGAAG GCTGCACCTGGGTACCACATGGCCAAGATGATCATCAAACTCATTACAGCCATTGGGGATGTGGTCAACCACGACCCGGTGGTGGGAGACCGACTCCGTGTGATTTTCCTGGAGAACTATCGAGTCTCGCTGGCTGAGAAAG TGATCCCGGCTGCTGACCTCTCCGAGCAGATCTCTACAGCTGGCACTGAGGCCTCAGGCACTGGCAACATGAAGTTCATGCTTAATGGGGCTCTGACTATTGGCACCATGGACGGGGCCAACGTGGAGATGGCAGAAGAGGCGGGAGAGGAGAACTTCTTTATCTTCGGCATGCGGGTGGAGGACGTGGAAAGGCTTGACCAGAGAGG GTACAACGCCCAGGAGTATTATGACCGAATTCCCGAGCTTCGGCACGTCATTGACCAGCTGAGCAGTGGCTTCTTCTCTCCCAAACAGCCCGATCTGTTCAAGGACATTGTCAACATGCTCATGCACCATGACCG GTTTAAAGTCTTTGCAGATTATGAAGATTACATTAAATGTCAGGAGAAAGTCAGTGCACTGTACAAG AACCCCAGAGAGTGGACGCGGATGGTGATCCGGAACATAGCCACTTCTGGCAAGTTCTCCAGCGACCGCACCATTGCCCAGTACGCTAGGGAGATCTGGGGCGTGGAGCCTACCCGCCAGCGCCTGCCAGCCCCGGATGAGAAGATCTGA